A window of Castanea sativa cultivar Marrone di Chiusa Pesio chromosome 1, ASM4071231v1 contains these coding sequences:
- the LOC142620943 gene encoding disease resistance protein Roq1-like — MVVLPVFHYVDSSDVRKQMETFVHAFVKNEENEEKTRVDKWRDALRQVGNLAGWHLKDTRPESLDIQEIVEWISLNLKYDAFSYITNDLVGIYSRLVELESCLALDSKDVRFIRIWAMGGMGKTTLARVVYHMVSKEFEAHGFIGDVREKFEKYGLVPLQQKIIDEVLKEKNLKIEEEYNGVLKIKNRLCRKRILFVLDDVDKMKQLEMLAGKHGWFGSGSRIIITTRDAHLLEAHQNKLVSFFSPCTKVAAD; from the exons ATGGTAGTTTTACCTGTTTTTCACTATGTTGATTCATCTGATGTACGAAAACAAATGGAAACTTTTGTACATGCATTtgttaaaaatgaagaaaatgaagaaaaaacaaGGGTGGATAAATGGAGAGATGCTTTGAGACAGGTGGGCAACCTCGCCGGATGGCATTTAAAGGATACTAG ACCTGAGTCACTAGATATCCAAGAAATAGTAGAATGGATATCGCTCAACTTGAAATATGATGCATTCTCATATATTACCAATGACCTAGTAGGAATATACTCTCGACTAGTGGAATTGGAGTCATGCTTAGCTCTAGATTCAAAAGATGTCCGCTTTATAAGGATTTGGGCGATGGGAGGGATGGGTAAGACAACTCTTGCTAGAGTTGTTTATCATATGGTTTCTAAAGAATTTGAAGCTCATGGTTTTATTGGGGATGTTAGggaaaagtttgaaaaatatgGTCTTGTTCCACTACAACAGAAAattattgatgaagttttgAAGGAAAAGAATTTGAAAATAGAAGAGGAGTATAATGGAGTTCTTAAGATCAAGAATAGGTTATGTCGTAAAAGGattctttttgttcttgatGATGTAGATAAGATGAAACAGTTAGAAATGTTAGCTGGGAAGCATGGTTGGTTTGGTTCTGGTAGTAGAATTATCATAACAACAAGAGATGCACATTTGTTGGAGGCACATCAGAACaaattagtttcttttttttccccttgtacAAAGGTTGCTGCC GATTGA
- the LOC142621025 gene encoding uncharacterized protein LOC142621025 translates to MSEVQHRHQTADRGTHPNDSPVAFFSMGTRHNGPIPNSNETAEVPNSRHRLLHQMISETRLVGKKNIWPEELPGILWAYRTIARTPTGETPFQLAYGSEVVIPVEIGLTSYKVDNHDERKNDEAMRLQLDLVDKVKAAAKQRLAQYQDLMAKHYNSRVRHKDFQVGDLVLRKVMGATRDPS, encoded by the exons ATGTCAGAGGTTCAGCACCGTCATCAGACAGCCGACAGAGGAACTCACCCTAATGACAGCCCCGTGGCCTTTTTCTCAATGGGGACTAGACATAATGGGCCTATTCCCAATAGCAATGAGACAGCTGAAGTTCCTAATAGTCGGcatagactacttcaccaaatg ATCAGTGAGACTCGGCTCGTGGGGAAAAAGAATATATGGCCAGAAGAGCTGCCAGGCAtactatgggcatacaggacgaTAGCTAGGACTCCTacaggagaaacgccatttCAACTAGCATACGGAAGCGAGGTAGTGATCCCAGTTGAGATTGGACTCACAAGTTACAAGGTGGACAATCATGATGAAAGGAAGAACGACGAGGCAATGCGTCTACAGCTTGACCTAGTGGACAAAGTCAAGGCGGCAGCTAAACAAAGGCTAGCACAGTACCAGGACCTCATGGCTAAGCACTACAACTCCAGGGTTAGGCACAAAGACTTTCAAGTTGGAGATCTCGTCTTAAGGAAGGTAATGGGAGCTACAAGAGATCCCTCCTAA